The window CTCGAGCCCTTGATCGATCGTCGCCACGCTCCAGATGTGGAAGCGCCCGGTAGCGACGGCCTCGCGCACCTCGGGAATCAGCATCAGATGCGCTCGTTGGTGGCGGGGATCATCACGCCCTGCTCGCCGGTCAGGCCCTTCGCCTTGCAGACGGCGAAGTAGCCCTCGATCTTCTCGTTCGCGCCGCCGATCGGCTGCACCTCGCCGTGCTGGTTGACGCTGCCCGTGACGGCGATGCCCTGACGGATCGGGATTTCGCCGAGGCTGCTGAGCAGAGCGTAGAGCTCCGTGCTCGAGGCGCTGTCGCCGTCCACGCCCTCGTAGCTCTGTTCGAAGGCGAGACTGGCCGAGAGCGCGAGCGGCCGCTTCTGCGCGTAGGTGGCGCCCAGGTAGCCCGAGAGGATCAGCACGCCCTTCTGGTAGATCTGCCCGGCCAGCTTGGCCTCGCGCTCGATGTCGACGACGCCGGCCCGCCCCATCCAGGTCTTCGCCGTGATGCGGCTCGGTTTGCCGAAGCTGATGTCGCCGAGGTCGAGCACGGCGAGGCCGTTGACCTGCCCCACCCGCTCGCCCGCCACGTCGACGAGCAGGGTGCCGTCGGCGAAGAGCTGCTGGATGCGCTCCTCGATCAGGTTCGAGCGCTGGCGCTTCATCGCGATCGCTCGCTCGACGTGCGCGCGGCCGGCCAGCTTGGCGCCGTCCTCGCGGGCGTAGTAGCTGGCCTCGCGCACGAGGTCGGCGGCGTCGGCGACGCGGGTGGACGCATAGTCGCGGTCGTCGACCTGGCGGGCGGCGTCCTCGATCACCGCGGCAACGCCCCCGCGGTCGAAGTGCAGCAGCCCCTCCTCGCGCACGCGAGTGCTGATGAAGGCCGGGTACTCCTGGCGCGCCTGGGCCATCGGCATGCGGGTGTCGAAGTCCACCTTCACCTTGAAGATCTTGCGGAAGTCCTCGTCGAGCATCTGCAGCAGGTGGTAGATGCGGGCCGAGCCGATCATGATGATCTTCAGCTTGGTCGGGATCGGCTCCGGTTTCATACCGGCCAGGGGCACGAGGCTGTACTGCTCGCCGAGGTCCTCGATCCGCACCTGATTGTACTTGACCACTTTCTTCAGGCTCTCCCAGACGCCGGGGCTGATCAGCACATCGAGGGCGTTCACCACCAGGTAGCCCCCGCGCGCCTTGAGGATGCTGCCCGCCTTGATGAGCTGGAAGTTGGTGACCAGCGCGCCCATGTAGCTCTTGCGCTCGATGCGGCCGAAGAGATTGTAGTAGCTGGGGCTCGTCTCGATGATCACCGGCGCGCCCTCGGTGGCGCTGTTGTCGACGACCACGTTCACGCGGTACTTCGCGAACTTGTCGCTCTCGGATTCGGGCCGGCCGCCGAGAAAGGGCAGCTGCGGCTTCTCTTCCTCGTCGCCGAAGTCGCCGAGTTGCTCGACGACGTGCTGCTGGAAGGCGTTCAGGTAGGCGATGACCGCCGGGTGCTCCTCGTACTTGTCCTTGTAGATGTCGACGATCGAGCCCACCACGAAGACCCCGACGCGGTCCTTGATGTCGTCGATCTTCTCCCGGGTGTCCTTGTTCAGCTCCTTGGCCGCCTTGAGGAAGCGTTGCACCTCCTCCTGCACGGCGACCCGGTTCTGCTCGAGCTGCTCCGTCTCCGGCGGCGAAAGGGCGGCCACGCCCTCGGCATCCAGCGCCTCGCCGTCTTTCACAGGCTGGAGGGTGATGCCCAC is drawn from bacterium and contains these coding sequences:
- a CDS encoding ATP-dependent protease, translating into MSDLRAARRLSPDQLRWTCDESSFEFDSTKSVPALKEIVGQPRAIESLEFGLKIGDHGYNIYVSGLTGVGRMTLIKMHLEELVKFAPRPEDICFVNNFEEPDVPRALILPPGKGAELRRHMNQLVDTLREEVPRAFESKDYESQVSTVAQASQARQQELLSGLERFASDRSYTIEFTKVGITLQPVKDGEALDAEGVAALSPPETEQLEQNRVAVQEEVQRFLKAAKELNKDTREKIDDIKDRVGVFVVGSIVDIYKDKYEEHPAVIAYLNAFQQHVVEQLGDFGDEEEKPQLPFLGGRPESESDKFAKYRVNVVVDNSATEGAPVIIETSPSYYNLFGRIERKSYMGALVTNFQLIKAGSILKARGGYLVVNALDVLISPGVWESLKKVVKYNQVRIEDLGEQYSLVPLAGMKPEPIPTKLKIIMIGSARIYHLLQMLDEDFRKIFKVKVDFDTRMPMAQARQEYPAFISTRVREEGLLHFDRGGVAAVIEDAARQVDDRDYASTRVADAADLVREASYYAREDGAKLAGRAHVERAIAMKRQRSNLIEERIQQLFADGTLLVDVAGERVGQVNGLAVLDLGDISFGKPSRITAKTWMGRAGVVDIEREAKLAGQIYQKGVLILSGYLGATYAQKRPLALSASLAFEQSYEGVDGDSASSTELYALLSSLGEIPIRQGIAVTGSVNQHGEVQPIGGANEKIEGYFAVCKAKGLTGEQGVMIPATNERI